Proteins encoded in a region of the Acidobacteriota bacterium genome:
- a CDS encoding ABC transporter permease — MNLSTLIKNNLKYFRQTNLAVILGVAIATAVLAGALLVGDSVRASLQDLALARLGKTDLLVTSTGFFREALADDLKSAQNFSTNFNDACPLIAIEGVVTHSDTNARAGNVAVYGVDERFWKFHGSSVAPPEDNDLLASAALASELNAKPGDTLILRIEKPSAIPVESLHGRKEDLGRSVRLTMREALPAGSIGEFSLRPQQGAVRAIFLPLKKLQRNIEQDNKADAILVSQIHPDQDALPQRNILPENLVAGMLQKTFMLADLGLELRVLEAAQAVSLESDSAVLSDTLADKAKTAAKNLGLKTDPFLTYLANSIRISDKEVPYSLLTATDEFWSQEGDLPKTDQPRGLILNDWAARDLGAKVGDDVTFEYYVWKEEGRLDTKQATLKLERIVPVQGLAADRNLAPEYPGISDAKSLADWDPPFPVDLSRVRKIDEEYWDKYRTTPKAFIPLETGQKLWGTRWGKLTSIRIYPKESGVPPSGGSPASAKIPAETRTPNTSEPEITRQSFEQTLRDALNPTEMGLSVQSVKYESLRASRGATDFGEYFTYFSFFLVVSALLLTTLFFKLGIEQRLREIGLLRALGFSIKQVRSLFLREGLLLAVIGSVVGLIGAIAYGWLMMFGLRTWWVGAVGTTLLRLHISPISLAIGAICGIITALLCIWLTLRGLRKTSPRNLLAGSVVGDRLSVAGDSPSRRFTLSPRLFAIVFAVLGVAMLASAKFIGQVGAFFGAGTFLLIALLFFWSAWLKSDKRQTISGHGLAPMARLGFRNATIRPSRSVLCIALIASAAFIIVSVDAFRKDSGAVSSDPKSGTGGYPLMAESLLPIVHDPNGEQGREELNLTDEVFKNVRLTRFRLRPGDDASCLNLYAPRSPRVLGATEEFINANRFSFASSLAQTTEEKANPWLLLNSSPTPNSQLPIPVIADANSLTYVLHLNVGDETALTSSRGEVIKLKVVGALADTIFQGELLMSEQNFVKVFPDEQGYRVFLVETTKPRETAAALEDKLSDYGFDAISTDEKLASFHQVENTYLSTFQTLGGLGLLLGTFGLATVLLRNVLERRRELALMRAVGYQSSHLSLMVVAENVLLLGCGLLTGVVCAALAVAPAFIARGGKLSAVSLILLLLAVLLTGLAASLLAVMAAVRSPLLTSLRTE, encoded by the coding sequence ATGAACCTTTCAACCCTTATCAAAAATAATCTTAAGTACTTTCGGCAAACCAATCTCGCTGTCATTTTGGGCGTGGCAATTGCGACCGCAGTGCTGGCCGGAGCGTTGCTGGTCGGCGATTCCGTTCGCGCCAGTTTGCAAGACCTGGCGTTGGCGCGGTTGGGCAAAACCGATTTGCTGGTCACCTCCACGGGATTTTTCCGCGAAGCTTTGGCGGACGATCTGAAATCGGCGCAGAACTTTTCGACCAACTTCAACGATGCCTGCCCGCTGATTGCTATCGAAGGCGTCGTCACGCACAGCGATACGAACGCCCGCGCCGGAAACGTCGCGGTTTACGGCGTGGATGAACGCTTCTGGAAATTTCACGGCTCCAGCGTCGCTCCGCCCGAAGACAATGATTTATTGGCCAGCGCTGCACTGGCTTCGGAATTGAACGCCAAACCAGGCGACACGCTGATTCTGCGCATCGAAAAACCATCGGCGATTCCGGTCGAATCGCTGCACGGTCGCAAAGAAGATTTGGGCCGCAGCGTTCGCCTGACCATGCGCGAAGCTTTGCCCGCAGGTTCCATCGGCGAATTTTCGCTTCGCCCGCAGCAAGGCGCTGTGCGCGCCATCTTCCTGCCGCTGAAAAAACTGCAACGCAACATCGAACAGGACAACAAAGCCGACGCGATTCTGGTTTCGCAAATTCATCCCGATCAAGACGCACTGCCGCAACGCAATATCCTGCCAGAAAATTTGGTCGCTGGAATGTTGCAAAAAACATTTATGCTTGCTGATTTAGGATTGGAGCTCCGCGTGCTGGAAGCCGCACAAGCCGTGTCCTTGGAAAGCGACAGCGCTGTGCTGAGTGATACGTTAGCGGACAAAGCCAAGACTGCGGCAAAAAATCTGGGCTTAAAAACCGATCCGTTTCTGACGTATCTGGCCAACTCGATTCGCATTAGTGACAAAGAAGTTCCCTATTCCCTGCTGACGGCGACAGACGAATTCTGGTCGCAAGAAGGCGATCTTCCCAAAACCGATCAGCCGCGCGGATTGATTTTGAACGATTGGGCTGCGCGCGATTTGGGCGCAAAGGTCGGCGACGACGTCACATTTGAATACTACGTCTGGAAAGAAGAAGGACGGCTGGACACCAAACAAGCCACGCTGAAACTGGAGCGGATCGTGCCGGTACAGGGACTGGCCGCCGACCGAAATCTGGCGCCGGAATATCCGGGCATTTCCGACGCCAAAAGCCTGGCCGATTGGGATCCGCCATTCCCAGTGGATTTAAGCCGCGTTCGCAAAATTGACGAAGAGTATTGGGACAAATATCGAACGACGCCCAAAGCTTTCATCCCGCTGGAAACCGGACAAAAGCTGTGGGGGACGCGCTGGGGCAAACTGACTTCGATTCGCATTTATCCGAAAGAGTCTGGAGTACCGCCTTCAGGCGGCAGCCCCGCTTCAGCAAAGATACCGGCTGAAACCCGTACTCCGAACACCAGCGAACCGGAAATAACAAGACAGAGTTTCGAGCAAACATTGCGCGATGCGCTCAATCCGACTGAAATGGGGTTGTCGGTTCAATCCGTGAAATATGAAAGCCTGCGGGCTTCACGCGGAGCGACGGATTTCGGCGAATACTTCACCTATTTCAGTTTCTTTCTGGTCGTGTCGGCGCTGTTGTTGACGACGTTGTTTTTCAAACTCGGCATTGAACAGAGATTACGCGAAATCGGATTGCTGCGCGCGCTTGGGTTTTCGATCAAACAGGTACGCTCACTGTTTTTGCGCGAAGGGTTGTTGCTGGCCGTGATTGGCAGCGTGGTGGGCTTGATCGGCGCGATTGCCTACGGCTGGTTGATGATGTTCGGCTTGCGCACATGGTGGGTTGGCGCGGTAGGAACGACCTTGCTGCGGTTGCACATTTCGCCGATTTCGCTGGCCATCGGAGCCATTTGCGGCATCATCACCGCGCTGTTGTGCATCTGGTTGACGCTGCGCGGATTGCGGAAAACTTCGCCGCGGAATTTGCTCGCGGGTTCGGTTGTCGGTGATCGGTTGTCGGTGGCCGGTGATTCGCCCAGTCGCCGCTTCACCCTGTCTCCCCGTCTTTTTGCAATCGTCTTCGCGGTGCTCGGCGTGGCGATGCTGGCCAGCGCGAAATTCATCGGACAGGTCGGAGCTTTTTTCGGTGCGGGAACCTTTCTGCTGATTGCGCTGCTGTTCTTTTGGTCTGCGTGGCTGAAAAGCGACAAGCGACAAACCATTTCCGGCCACGGGCTTGCGCCAATGGCTCGGCTGGGATTTCGCAACGCGACCATTCGTCCCAGCCGCAGCGTGCTGTGCATTGCGCTGATCGCTTCAGCGGCATTCATCATCGTCTCGGTGGATGCGTTTCGCAAAGACAGCGGCGCAGTTTCGAGCGATCCGAAATCCGGCACGGGCGGATATCCCTTGATGGCCGAAAGCCTGTTGCCGATTGTTCACGATCCGAACGGCGAACAAGGCCGCGAAGAATTGAACCTGACCGATGAGGTTTTCAAAAACGTGCGGCTGACGCGCTTTCGATTGCGTCCGGGCGATGACGCCAGTTGTTTGAACCTGTACGCGCCGCGCAGCCCGCGCGTGTTGGGCGCAACCGAAGAGTTTATCAACGCCAATCGCTTTTCCTTCGCCAGTTCCCTAGCCCAGACAACCGAAGAAAAAGCGAATCCTTGGCTACTACTCAATTCATCCCCAACTCCCAACTCCCAACTCCCAATCCCTGTTATCGCCGACGCCAATTCGTTGACCTACGTGCTGCATCTGAACGTAGGCGATGAAACCGCGCTGACTTCCAGCCGTGGTGAGGTCATCAAACTGAAAGTCGTGGGCGCGCTGGCCGACACCATTTTTCAAGGCGAGTTGCTGATGTCAGAACAAAACTTCGTCAAGGTTTTCCCGGATGAACAGGGCTACAGAGTCTTTTTGGTGGAAACCACAAAGCCAAGGGAAACCGCCGCCGCGTTGGAAGACAAACTTTCCGATTACGGTTTCGACGCGATTTCGACCGACGAAAAACTGGCCAGCTTTCATCAAGTCGAAAACACCTACCTTTCGACGTTTCAAACGCTTGGCGGGTTGGGATTGCTGCTGGGGACCTTCGGGCTGGCAACCGTGCTGCTGAGAAACGTGCTGGAACGCCGCCGCGAATTGGCATTGATGCGCGCAGTCGGATATCAATCCTCACACCTGTCGTTGATGGTCGTCGCCGAAAACGTGTTGCTGCTCGGATGCGGATTGCTGACCGGCGTGGTTTGCGCGGCGCTGGCTGTCGCTCCGGCATTCATCGCGCGCGGAGGCAAACTGTCCGCTGTCTCACTGATTCTGTTGCTGCTGGCTGTATTATTGACGGGCCTTGCGGCGTCGCTGCTGGCGGTGATGGCGGCGGTTCGTTCGCCATTGCTGACTTCGCTGAGAACCGAATAA
- a CDS encoding ABC transporter ATP-binding protein, giving the protein MSEPLLRLDSVTKVFYTDEVETHALSGIHLEIAKGEYVSIAGPSGCGKSTLLSILGLLDSPSDGGYSLNGKPVQNLSLSERARIRNREIGFIFQSFNLIGDLTVYENVELPLTYRGMSSTERKQRVNAALEKVGMAHRAKHLPSQLSGGQQQRVAVARAVVGDPLILLADEPTGNLDSTNGDAVMELLRELHRNGATICMVTHDSRFARHADRSIHLFDGRVVEEEAVTH; this is encoded by the coding sequence ATGAGCGAACCACTGTTGCGCTTGGATTCAGTAACCAAGGTTTTTTACACCGACGAAGTTGAAACGCATGCCTTGTCGGGAATTCATCTGGAAATTGCCAAAGGCGAATATGTATCCATTGCCGGGCCGTCGGGTTGCGGCAAATCCACACTGCTTTCGATTCTGGGCTTGTTGGATTCGCCTTCGGACGGCGGTTACAGTCTGAACGGCAAACCGGTTCAGAACCTGAGCCTTTCCGAGCGCGCCCGCATTCGCAACCGCGAAATCGGGTTCATTTTCCAAAGCTTTAACCTGATCGGCGATTTGACCGTTTACGAAAACGTCGAATTGCCGCTCACCTATCGCGGCATGAGCAGTACAGAGCGCAAACAGCGCGTCAACGCTGCGCTGGAAAAAGTCGGCATGGCGCATCGCGCCAAACATTTGCCTTCGCAACTGTCCGGCGGTCAGCAACAGCGCGTTGCCGTCGCCCGCGCCGTCGTTGGCGATCCATTGATCCTGCTGGCGGATGAACCTACCGGAAACCTGGATTCGACAAACGGCGATGCCGTGATGGAACTGCTCCGCGAACTTCATCGCAACGGCGCAACGATTTGCATGGTCACGCACGATTCTCGCTTTGCCCGCCACGCCGACCGTTCGATTCACCTTTTCGACGGTCGCGTTGTTGAAGAAGAAGCGGTCACTCACTAA
- a CDS encoding PQQ-like beta-propeller repeat protein: MLRQRINFCLLLIFVLTLVQAARAQDWTQWRGANRDGTIAGFVAPKVWPEQLKSKWKIQVGVGHASPLVVGKQVFLHSRQGENEVVAAYDLETGKSLWQDSYPVAYTMNPAATGHGKGPKSTPIVSGGKLYTLGITGVLSCYDTAKGKLLWRKDFGQKFGAKAPFFGTAMSPMVDRGLLIVHAGGNDQGGMVALDAATGAEKWTWTGDGPGYASPIVVEIAGKRQIVTQSQKNIVGIWEDNGGLLWNIPFDTEYVQNIVTPIRYKDLLIFSGINKGVFAVRVGWKDKWVTETVWHNKEVGMYMNSPVLSGNLLFGMSHKNKGQFFCLDAATGKTLWTGDPRQGENAAMLIAGDTIFSLTNDADLLITSAAAKGATVIKKYKVANSPTWAHPAIVGNRMLIKDENSLTLLSLE, encoded by the coding sequence ATGCTTCGTCAACGAATCAATTTTTGTTTGCTGCTGATTTTCGTCCTAACACTTGTTCAGGCTGCGCGGGCTCAAGACTGGACGCAATGGCGCGGAGCCAATCGTGACGGCACGATTGCAGGCTTCGTCGCTCCCAAAGTTTGGCCGGAGCAATTGAAATCCAAATGGAAAATTCAGGTGGGCGTTGGCCACGCTTCGCCGCTGGTCGTTGGCAAACAAGTCTTCCTGCATTCGCGGCAAGGCGAAAACGAAGTCGTTGCCGCGTACGATTTGGAAACCGGCAAATCGCTTTGGCAGGATAGCTATCCGGTCGCGTACACAATGAACCCGGCGGCAACCGGCCACGGCAAAGGGCCGAAATCCACACCGATTGTCAGCGGCGGCAAACTGTACACGCTGGGCATTACAGGCGTGCTGTCGTGTTACGACACGGCCAAAGGCAAGCTGCTTTGGCGAAAGGATTTTGGCCAGAAGTTCGGCGCAAAAGCTCCGTTTTTTGGAACGGCGATGTCGCCGATGGTGGATCGCGGTTTGTTGATCGTTCACGCAGGCGGCAACGACCAAGGCGGCATGGTCGCGCTGGATGCGGCGACGGGCGCGGAAAAATGGACTTGGACGGGTGACGGCCCCGGCTACGCGTCGCCGATCGTGGTCGAAATCGCAGGCAAACGACAGATCGTCACGCAATCGCAAAAAAACATCGTCGGCATTTGGGAAGACAACGGCGGCTTGTTGTGGAACATTCCTTTCGACACCGAATACGTGCAAAACATCGTTACGCCGATTCGGTACAAAGACCTGCTGATTTTTTCGGGCATTAACAAAGGCGTGTTTGCCGTGCGCGTCGGTTGGAAAGACAAATGGGTGACGGAAACCGTTTGGCACAACAAGGAAGTCGGGATGTACATGAATTCGCCCGTGCTGAGCGGCAATCTGTTGTTCGGCATGTCGCACAAAAACAAAGGGCAGTTTTTCTGCCTGGACGCTGCGACGGGAAAAACCTTGTGGACAGGCGATCCTCGGCAAGGCGAAAACGCCGCCATGCTGATTGCCGGAGACACGATCTTTTCGTTGACCAACGACGCAGATTTGCTCATCACCAGTGCCGCCGCCAAAGGCGCAACCGTCATCAAAAAATACAAAGTCGCCAATTCGCCCACCTGGGCGCACCCCGCCATTGTCGGCAACCGAATGTTGATCAAGGATGAAAACTCGCTGACTCTGCTGAGCCTTGAATGA
- a CDS encoding ABC transporter ATP-binding protein, whose protein sequence is MLQLNNLTKDYPTPNGRLPILDRVTLSFNRGDAAAIMGPSGSGKSTLLYLLGALDPPTSGTVMLDGQNPFELDEARLAAFRNEKIGFIFQDHSLLPQCSALENVLTPTLVSKSNGKSVERAQVLLKQVGLAERMHHRPAELSGGEKQRVAIARALINQPLLLLADEPTGNLDHDTAETVADLLLDLHHQQQTILIVVTHSAELAAKFPIRFNLVDRQLRRAS, encoded by the coding sequence ATGCTTCAACTCAACAATTTGACCAAGGACTATCCGACGCCCAACGGACGCTTGCCGATTCTCGACCGTGTCACGCTGAGTTTCAACCGAGGCGATGCCGCAGCGATTATGGGACCGTCCGGTTCCGGTAAAAGCACGCTGCTGTATTTGCTCGGCGCGCTCGATCCTCCAACCAGTGGAACTGTAATGCTGGATGGACAAAATCCCTTTGAACTGGACGAAGCCAGACTCGCCGCATTTCGCAACGAAAAGATCGGTTTTATTTTTCAGGATCACAGTTTGTTGCCGCAATGTTCTGCGCTGGAAAACGTGCTGACGCCCACATTGGTTTCCAAAAGCAATGGCAAGTCTGTCGAACGCGCGCAAGTTTTGCTGAAACAAGTCGGCTTGGCGGAACGCATGCACCATCGTCCGGCGGAATTGTCCGGCGGAGAAAAACAGCGCGTGGCGATTGCTCGCGCATTGATCAATCAGCCGCTGCTGCTGTTGGCCGACGAACCGACCGGCAACCTGGATCATGACACTGCGGAAACCGTTGCCGATTTGCTGCTGGATTTACACCACCAACAACAAACCATTTTGATCGTCGTCACGCACAGCGCAGAACTGGCTGCGAAATTTCCAATTCGATTTAATCTTGTTGACCGACAACTTCGCCGCGCGTCATGA
- a CDS encoding efflux RND transporter periplasmic adaptor subunit, which produces MDKPREKSVARNRKIRRVIYIVLALGAVGVISVVLARLKPAAQTVERSTVIVDTVKRGEMVRQVQGLGTLVPEEIVWIPAITSGKVEKRLVQPGTTVTPDTVIFELSNQELQQQLQDAELQLKSAEAEYVNKKTDLETQLLNQRATAATVESDYQVAKMDSDSYAQLVKDGLYSDLQYKQKQTKTNELATRNELEKKRIEMTTESMKTQLAVSQATLDQRRALVELRRKQVADLRVRAGMSGVLQQLAVEVGQQVSPGTNLARVSDNSRLKAQVRIAETQLKDIRIGLPATIDTRNGIIPGHVTRVDPAAQNGTVTVDVSLEAALPPGARPDMSVDGKIELERLDNVMNMQRPTFGQENSTIKLFRLDPDEQHAELVPVEIGRTSVTTVEIVKGLKVGDKVIVSDTSQLGDNVTRIRLN; this is translated from the coding sequence ATGGATAAACCTCGTGAAAAATCGGTGGCGCGGAATCGAAAAATTCGCCGCGTAATTTATATCGTTTTGGCGCTGGGAGCCGTCGGAGTCATCAGCGTGGTGTTGGCCAGGTTAAAGCCTGCTGCACAAACGGTCGAACGTTCGACGGTCATCGTTGACACCGTGAAACGTGGAGAGATGGTTCGGCAAGTCCAAGGACTCGGGACGCTGGTTCCCGAAGAAATCGTTTGGATTCCCGCCATTACCAGCGGCAAAGTCGAAAAACGTTTGGTGCAACCTGGCACCACGGTAACTCCTGACACAGTCATTTTTGAGCTAAGCAACCAGGAATTGCAGCAACAATTGCAGGACGCCGAATTGCAACTGAAGTCTGCGGAAGCCGAATACGTCAACAAAAAGACAGATTTGGAAACGCAGTTATTGAATCAGCGAGCGACCGCGGCGACAGTCGAATCCGATTATCAAGTGGCCAAGATGGATTCGGATTCTTACGCCCAACTGGTCAAAGATGGTTTGTATTCGGATTTGCAGTACAAGCAAAAACAAACCAAAACGAACGAACTGGCGACGCGTAACGAACTGGAAAAGAAGCGGATTGAAATGACGACCGAGTCCATGAAAACGCAGTTGGCGGTCAGTCAGGCCACGCTCGACCAACGCCGCGCGCTGGTCGAATTGCGCCGCAAACAGGTTGCCGACCTGCGCGTCCGCGCTGGAATGAGCGGCGTGTTGCAACAACTTGCCGTCGAAGTCGGCCAACAGGTTTCGCCGGGAACCAATCTGGCGCGCGTTTCCGACAACAGCCGGTTGAAGGCACAGGTCAGAATTGCTGAAACCCAACTCAAAGACATTCGTATTGGATTGCCAGCAACGATTGACACACGAAACGGAATCATCCCAGGCCACGTCACTCGTGTTGATCCGGCGGCACAAAACGGAACGGTTACAGTAGATGTTTCGCTGGAAGCGGCATTGCCGCCCGGCGCGCGCCCGGATATGAGCGTTGACGGCAAAATCGAACTGGAACGGTTGGATAACGTGATGAACATGCAACGTCCGACCTTCGGGCAGGAAAACAGCACAATCAAACTTTTCCGTTTGGACCCTGATGAACAACACGCTGAATTGGTGCCAGTAGAAATTGGCCGCACTTCCGTTACGACCGTCGAAATCGTCAAAGGATTGAAAGTCGGCGACAAAGTCATTGTTTCCGATACCTCGCAGTTGGGTGATAACGTCACACGAATACGATTGAACTAA
- a CDS encoding ABC transporter permease, with translation METLLQDLRFGFRTLVKSPGFAIVALLTLALGIGANSAIFSVINAILLRPLAYKNPEQLMLINHNYQKINLKASVSAFGYTHYRDNAKSFESIAAMTGWAANLTGEGEAERLTGQTVTANFFELLGAQAALGRTFAVGEDSEGKNRVVVLSHGFWQRRFASDKNILNKTLSLNGENYTVVGVMPPSFQFGREMGMIVDLWAPIVFTPDQLSSNSLTNEFLAVMGRLRTGVSQEQAQAEMRTIASNLRQQYMPGADATNWDLLLTSFRQQVVGDISTMLWIVMLVVGFVLLIACANVANLLLARAAARQKEIAVRTALGAGRWRIIRQLLTESVLLSFVGGAFGLVIGYWGVKTLISLNEDRIPRASEISLDWKVLLFTFGVSILTGILFGIVPAIQTTKADLHETLKEGGRSAAATTKQWIRSSLVVVEIALALAVLVGAGLLVKSFVHVQQVNPGFNPQGLLTMHLSLPATKYSDAPQRANFYKQIINDVRALPGVQSVGAVSVLPFSGSGSSGSFRIEGRDVLQGQSLPHGARWAATPDYFKTMGIPLIRGRYFEERDTAESLPVTIIDQSLAQKYWPNEDPLGKRISFEGTPDKRIWREIVGIVGHVKFMDLEGESRAQYYMPHQQRPQPGMALVIRTPNDPNSLAGSVRGVIKTADADLPVFRVRTMEQFVADSMTQRKFALLLICVFACLALLLSAIGLYGVMAYSVTQRTHELGLRMALGAQASDVLKLVVQQGMLLAVVGLGLGVVGAIFLSRLMKTMLFNVSATDPLVFVAIALTLAAVALLACFIPARRATKVDPMVALRYE, from the coding sequence ATGGAAACATTGCTGCAAGATTTGCGATTCGGTTTTCGCACGCTGGTCAAAAGTCCAGGCTTTGCCATCGTTGCGCTGCTCACGCTGGCTCTGGGCATCGGAGCCAACAGCGCCATTTTCAGCGTTATCAACGCCATTTTGCTGCGCCCGCTGGCCTACAAAAATCCCGAACAGTTGATGCTGATCAACCACAACTACCAGAAGATCAATTTGAAAGCTTCGGTTTCGGCGTTTGGCTACACACATTACCGCGACAATGCCAAATCGTTTGAAAGCATTGCCGCAATGACCGGGTGGGCAGCAAATCTGACGGGCGAAGGCGAAGCGGAACGATTGACCGGGCAAACGGTGACCGCGAACTTCTTTGAATTGTTGGGAGCGCAAGCGGCGTTGGGGCGCACCTTTGCCGTCGGCGAAGATTCCGAAGGCAAAAATCGCGTCGTGGTGTTGAGCCACGGATTCTGGCAGCGGCGTTTTGCCAGCGACAAAAACATTTTGAACAAAACGCTGTCGCTGAACGGCGAAAATTACACTGTCGTGGGGGTGATGCCGCCGAGTTTCCAGTTTGGGCGCGAAATGGGAATGATCGTTGACCTGTGGGCGCCGATTGTGTTCACGCCGGATCAGCTTTCCTCCAACAGTTTGACCAATGAATTTCTGGCGGTGATGGGACGGTTGCGCACGGGAGTTTCTCAGGAGCAGGCGCAGGCCGAAATGCGCACCATCGCGTCAAATTTGCGTCAGCAGTATATGCCGGGAGCCGACGCCACGAATTGGGATTTGCTGCTGACTTCGTTTCGCCAGCAAGTCGTCGGCGACATCAGCACGATGCTGTGGATTGTCATGCTGGTCGTGGGCTTCGTGTTGTTGATTGCCTGCGCCAATGTCGCCAATCTGTTGCTGGCGCGTGCGGCGGCTCGGCAAAAAGAAATCGCCGTCCGAACGGCGCTCGGAGCCGGGCGCTGGCGCATCATCCGGCAACTATTGACGGAAAGCGTTTTGCTGTCTTTCGTCGGCGGAGCCTTCGGGTTGGTGATCGGCTACTGGGGCGTCAAAACACTGATTTCCCTGAACGAAGACCGCATTCCGCGCGCCAGCGAAATCAGTCTGGATTGGAAAGTGTTGCTGTTCACCTTCGGCGTTTCGATTCTAACAGGCATTTTGTTCGGCATCGTTCCGGCGATTCAAACGACCAAAGCCGATCTTCACGAAACCTTGAAAGAAGGCGGGCGTAGCGCCGCCGCCACAACCAAACAATGGATTCGCAGTTCATTGGTTGTCGTCGAAATCGCGTTGGCGCTGGCGGTTCTGGTTGGAGCCGGATTGCTGGTCAAAAGCTTTGTGCACGTTCAACAAGTCAATCCTGGCTTCAACCCGCAAGGCTTGTTGACCATGCATTTGTCGCTGCCTGCTACGAAATACAGTGATGCTCCGCAGCGCGCCAACTTTTACAAACAGATCATCAACGACGTTCGCGCATTGCCGGGCGTTCAATCCGTCGGAGCGGTTTCCGTCCTGCCATTCAGCGGCAGTGGGTCCAGTGGAAGTTTCCGCATCGAAGGCCGCGACGTTCTGCAAGGACAATCTTTGCCCCACGGGGCGCGCTGGGCTGCGACGCCGGATTACTTCAAAACGATGGGTATCCCGTTGATTCGCGGGCGGTATTTCGAAGAGCGCGATACCGCCGAAAGCTTGCCGGTGACAATCATTGACCAGTCGCTGGCGCAAAAGTATTGGCCGAACGAAGACCCATTGGGCAAACGCATCAGTTTCGAAGGCACACCGGACAAACGCATCTGGCGCGAAATCGTGGGCATCGTCGGCCACGTCAAATTCATGGACTTGGAAGGCGAATCGCGTGCTCAATATTACATGCCGCATCAGCAACGACCGCAGCCCGGAATGGCCTTGGTCATCCGCACGCCGAACGATCCCAACAGTCTTGCCGGATCGGTGCGCGGCGTCATCAAAACCGCCGATGCGGATTTGCCCGTCTTCCGCGTGCGCACGATGGAACAATTCGTCGCTGATTCGATGACCCAGCGAAAATTTGCATTGTTGCTGATTTGCGTGTTTGCCTGCTTGGCGCTGTTGCTATCGGCAATTGGTTTGTACGGTGTGATGGCGTATTCGGTCACGCAGCGCACGCACGAACTCGGTTTACGGATGGCGCTCGGTGCACAAGCGTCTGACGTTTTGAAGCTGGTCGTGCAGCAAGGAATGTTGCTGGCTGTGGTCGGCTTGGGGCTTGGCGTCGTCGGCGCAATTTTCCTGAGCAGATTGATGAAGACGATGCTGTTTAACGTCAGCGCGACTGACCCCTTGGTGTTCGTCGCCATCGCCCTGACGCTCGCCGCTGTCGCCTTGCTTGCCTGCTTCATCCCGGCGCGGCGCGCAACCAAAGTAGACCCAATGGTCGCGCTTCGGTACGAATAA